CAAACCCCACCGCATCACCTGGACGTGTTTGACCATACCACGGCCGCTTTGGCAGCCTGGGTTCATCTCAGCCGGGCCAATTTTCCCGGCCTGGCGCTTGACCTGCCAACCAAAATTAAAGAATACTTGAATGAACCCCTGGCCGGGAACGTGACCCGGCAAAATTTGCTGCCCCTGGCCCTCTTGTTGCACGACACCGGCAAACCGGCCACGCGGGTTCAAAAAGTTGAAGCGAAATATCCTAAAATCAGCTTTTTGGGTCATGAAGGGGAAAGTGCTAAAATGACGCGCCAGATTATGAACCGGCTTCATTTTAGTGGACAGGCCATCGGTTTTGTGGAAAAGGTGGTGGCGCATCACATGCGCCCTTTATGGTTGGCGCAAGAGGGCCAGGCCATCCGTCGGCGGACGGTTTACCGTTTTTTTAGAGATACGGCCGGGGGGGGCGACCAGGCCGGCCCGGCAGTGGTCCTTCACGCTCTGGCCGACCACCAGGCGACTTACCCTCCTGGCCAGGGTCAAGCTGAGGCCCAGACCCTGCTGCTTGTGGCCAATGAACTGATCACGGCCTATTTTGAACAATACGAGCAGGTGGTTGACCCGCCGCCTTTGCTCAACGGACGCGATTTAATCAATGAATTTGGTTTGACCGAAGGGCGGCTCATTGGTCTGCTGCTGAACCAACTCAGAGAGGCGCAGGCCACCGGCCAGGTGCAAAGCAAAACCGAAGCATTGGCCTTTATCAAAACGCTGCCCGATTTTTTGCAGGATAAGAAGTAGTCCAACCGTTCCACGGAACAAAAGCAATATATTTATGTCCACCCACG
This portion of the Anaerolineae bacterium genome encodes:
- a CDS encoding CCA tRNA nucleotidyltransferase, which gives rise to MNLKPLTAGWLNNHPLLQKTAEFAQARQLEIYLVGGAVRDLLLGRESIFDLDFAVPADGLRIARQVANALHAAFYPLDPERGTGRVVYETPGRYGPEKRYLDFAAFRGPTLVDDLADRDFTINAMALSLIGPPQLIDPWQGRRALEMGQIQAVSANAFKHDPARVLRAVRQAAEFGFAIEAKTQQLLRRAAPGLVAISPERQRDELFKLLNTPAPDQAVQELRRLDLLPHILPEVAAMSGVSQTPPHHLDVFDHTTAALAAWVHLSRANFPGLALDLPTKIKEYLNEPLAGNVTRQNLLPLALLLHDTGKPATRVQKVEAKYPKISFLGHEGESAKMTRQIMNRLHFSGQAIGFVEKVVAHHMRPLWLAQEGQAIRRRTVYRFFRDTAGGGDQAGPAVVLHALADHQATYPPGQGQAEAQTLLLVANELITAYFEQYEQVVDPPPLLNGRDLINEFGLTEGRLIGLLLNQLREAQATGQVQSKTEALAFIKTLPDFLQDKK